In the genome of Paraburkholderia caribensis, the window CGTTGGCCTGTTGCCCACGTACGATCAGGTCGGGGTGCTGGCGCCTGTGTTTCTCGTGCTGCTGCGTCTGGTGCAGGGCTTCGCGGTGGCGGGTGAAATCTCCGGCGCAAGCTCGATGATTCTGGAGCACGCGCCGTTCGGCCGGCGCGGCTTCTATTCCAGCTTCACGCTGCAAGGCGTGCAGGCCGGGCAGATTCTGGCAGCCGCCGTGTTCCTGCCGCTTGCGCACTACATGCCCGCCGAGCAGTTCAATACCTGGGGCTGGCGCATTCCGTTCCTGATGAGCTTCGTGGTCATCATCGCGGGCTGGGTCATTCGCCGCAAGGTCGACGAGACGCCCGCGTTCAAGGAAGAAGGCAGCGCCGCACGTGCCCGCTCGCCGATCGTCGATGCCTTCAAGTACAACACGCCCAACATGTTGCGCGTGATCTGCATGGCGCTGATGAACGTGATTCCCGTCGTGGCGACCATCTTCGGCGCGGCGTATGCGGTGCAGCCGGCCTACGGCATCGGCTTCGCGAAGGACATGTACCTGTGGATCCCCGTCGTCGGCAATATCGTCGCCGTGCTGGTGATTCCGTACGTCGGCAATCTGTCGGACAAGATCGGCCGCCGCCCGCCCATCATCATCGGTTCGCTGCTGTCGGGCTTGCTGGCGTTCGCGTACCTTTACGCCATCAGCATCCACAGCGTGTCGCTCGCCTTCGTGATGTCGATCCTGATGTGGGGCGTGGTCTATCAGGGCTACAACGCCGTGTTCCCGAGCTTCTACCCCGAACTGTTCCCGACGGCCACCCGCGTCTCGGCGATGGCGATTGCGCAGAACATCGGCACCGCGATCACCGCCATGCTGCCCGCGCTGTTCACGGCTGTGGCGCCTCCGGGGTCCAGCAATATCTGGTTGACGGTCGGCGGCCTCGCGTTCGCGGTCACCATCATCGCCGCACTGGCCGCGTTCAGCGCCCGCGAGACATACCGTGTGCATATGGACGAACTCGGCAAGCCCGATGCGCATCCCGTCGATAAAACCGAGTACGACGCCGCGCGGGCTGCGTCATTCGCCCACTGAAGCACGCTGACACCCGCCGAGCAGAACCTGACGCCTGAGAGAGCACTTTGACCATGATTTCCGGAAAGACCACCCTCGTCGCGCACATCGGTTTTCCGACCGAGAGCTTCAAGTCGCCGATGATCTACAACCCATGGTTCGAGCAGAAAGGTATCGACGCCGTCGTCGTACCGATGGGCGTCAAGGCGGAGGATTACGAGCAGAGCTTCGCGTCGATCTTCCGCTTCACCAATCTGCGCGGGGCGTTGATCACGATGCCCCACAAGGTGACGACGGTCGGGCTGGTCGATGAGGTCACGCCCGCCGTGCGTATCGCGGGCGCCTGCAACGCGGTGCTCAAGCGTCCCGACGGCACGCTGCTCGGCGATCAGTTCGACGGCGCCGGCTTCGTGCGCGGCGTGCTGGGCAAGGGGCGGCAACTGAAGGGCGCACGGGTGCTGATCTCGGGCTCGGGCGGGGTC includes:
- a CDS encoding MFS transporter; protein product: MTAVPAHEPKGKHQSKKAAASGWIGSALEYYDFFIYATASALIFPQIFFPKGNATTAIVASLATYGVGYVARPIGAFVLGHLGDTHGRKKVLLACMFLMGFSTIGVGLLPTYDQVGVLAPVFLVLLRLVQGFAVAGEISGASSMILEHAPFGRRGFYSSFTLQGVQAGQILAAAVFLPLAHYMPAEQFNTWGWRIPFLMSFVVIIAGWVIRRKVDETPAFKEEGSAARARSPIVDAFKYNTPNMLRVICMALMNVIPVVATIFGAAYAVQPAYGIGFAKDMYLWIPVVGNIVAVLVIPYVGNLSDKIGRRPPIIIGSLLSGLLAFAYLYAISIHSVSLAFVMSILMWGVVYQGYNAVFPSFYPELFPTATRVSAMAIAQNIGTAITAMLPALFTAVAPPGSSNIWLTVGGLAFAVTIIAALAAFSARETYRVHMDELGKPDAHPVDKTEYDAARAASFAH